The nucleotide sequence GCGAGCGGCCGCGCGAAGATCGCGGCGTTCAGGCGACTGTCGGTGGCGACCTTGAGCCGGGCCTGCGGGCTCAGGGCGGCGTTGCCGAGGGCACGGGCGGCGTCGGCGAGGAGGGCGTTGGACGAGTCGCGCTTCGAGGCCCTTTCCAGCAGGAGCCGACCGGAGGCGAGCACGTTGTCGATGTCCTGCCCGGCCGGGATCTTGATCTCGGCCGTGTGCAGCCACGTCGCCCAGTCGTCGGTCCAGGCCTCGACCTGCCAGGTGTAGGTGCCCTCGGCCTCGAACAGCCACTCGGTGCTCCAGAGGTCGGTGCCAGGGATGCCCGCGGTCATCCGCTGCCGACGGACGGCGCCGGTCGGCTCGGTGACGACGATGGCCGCGTCGATGACGTCGTGGCCCTCGCGGAAGACCGTCGCCTCGAACGGCACGACCTCGCCGACGAACGCCTTGGTGTCGAACGCGTCGTCGGGGGTGCGCGGCCTCAGCCCCGCGATCGGGATCCGGCCGGTGATGGTTCTGGCCGGGCTCTGCCCGACTCTGGACTGTTCTCTGGTCACCACGACACCGACGCTACCCGGTCCGCGACGGCGCGGGTCTGAGATTGCCCCCCGCTTTGGGTGCATGCGTCGACATGAATTCGCTTGTCCGCACTATGGGGGACCGCTAATGTCGTCATCACAGCAACGGAAGGTCAGCTGAACGACCATCCCGACGAACCGTCCGCAGCTGTCTCTCGCTCCGCCGGCGCACTCCTGCGCCCGCGCCGGTGCCGGGTCCCCGCCCGAATGGGACCCGTCACCGGGCGATGGCGGCGAACGTCCCTCCGGTGGCCCGGGCGAGGTCGCCCGGCGTCAGCTCGACGTCGAATCCGCGTCGTCCGCCCGAGACGAAGACCGTGTCGTAGAGCTCGGCCGTCTCGTCGATCACCGTGGCCAGCGCCGTCTTCTGCCCGACGGGGCTGATCCCGCCGACCACGTAGCCCGTGCGTCTCTGGGCGAGCGCAGGATCAGCGAGTGCCGCCTTCTTCGCGCCGACCGCCGCCGCGAACGCCTTCAGGTCCACCCGCCCCGACACTGGCACGACCGCCACGGCGAGGGCGTCGTCCGTCTGCAGCACGAGGGTCTTGAACACCTGCCCCTCGTCGAGGCCGAGCAGGGCCGCGGCCTCCTCGCCGAAGTTCGTCGCTGTCTCCTGGTGCTCGTAGGTGTGCGCCGTGAAGGCGATCCCCGCTCGCTCGAGCGCGAGCGTGGCCGGAGTGCCGGGGGAGGAACTCACGACACCTTCCACAGCGTCACCGTCGGGCCCACGACGTCGTAGAGGTCGCCGGGCTTCCGCGGCGTGGGGTCGAACGTGTCGCCGCTGGTCCACAGGGCCTCGTACGAGCGGACCCCGCGATGCTCGGGGAGCGTCACGGCGACGCTCGACTCGGAGCCGTGGATGCTCACGAGGACCCGGTTGAACTCCTCGAGCTCGGGCGTGGAGGCGGCGAGGTACTGGAGGGTGCGTCGGTGCGGGTCGTTCCAGGCGTCGCCGGCCACCTCTGCTCCTGCGGCATCGAACCAGGTCATGTCGGTCGCCGACAGCGTGACCTGGCCCATGGTGCCGAAGCGGACCGGTCGGAGGGCGGGGTTCTCGCGGCGGTGGCGGATCAGCGCGCGGGTGTCGGCCAGCAGGGCGGCCTTCTCGTCGTCGAGGATCCAGTCGACCCAGCTGGTCTCGTCGTCGGAGCAGTAGCCGTTGTTGTTGCCGCGCTGCGTGCGGCCGATCTCGTCGCCCGCGGTGAGCATGGGGATCCCGGCCGATAGGAACAGGGTCGCCAGGAGATTGCGGGAGGCGCGGCGGCGGGCGTCGATGATCCACGGGTTGTCGGTCGGCCCCTCGGCCCCGTGGTTGAACGACCGGTTGTCGTCGGTGCCGTCGCGGTTGTCCTCGCCGTTGCGGAGGTTGTGCTTCGCGTCGTACGAGACGAGGTCGGCCAGGGTGAAGCCGTCGTGGGCCGTGATGAGGTTGACGCCGGCCAGCGGGCCGCGGTCGTGCGCGTAGATGTTGCTCGACCCGGAGATCTTTGACGCGAAGCTGCCGAGGCCGTTCGCGGCGACCCCTCCGCCGCGGGCGTCGGCGATGTCGCGCAGCCAGAAGTCGCGCGCGCGATTGCGGAAGCGGTCGTTCCACTCGCTCCAGCCGTCGGGGAAGTTGCCGGTCTGCCAGCCGCCGAGCCCGACGTCCCACGGCTCCGCGATGAGCTTGACCCCGGCCAGAGCCTCGTCGTCGCGGATAGCTCTCAGCAGCGGTTCCTCGCTGCTGAACACGGCGTCGGTGCCGCGCCCGAGCGTCGCCGCCAGGTCGAAGCGGAACCCGTCGATCTGGCACTCGTTCGCCCAGTACCGCAGCGAGTCGAGGACGAGACGGGCGCCGGCCGGCAGCGACGTGTCGAACGTGTTGCCGCAGCCGGTCACGTCGATCGGGTGACCCGCCTGGTTGTGCCGGTAGTAGGCGCCGTCGAGACCGCGGAAGCTCGTGACCGGGCCGCCCTCGCCCTCCTCGGCCGTGTGGTTGTAGACCACGTCGAGCCAGACCTCGATGCCCGCCGCGTGCAGCAGCCGCACCATGCCCTTGAACTCGCGCAGGATCGCGCTCGGCCCGCCCAGCTGCGCCTCGCGCGACGCGTACGCCGGATGCGGCGCGAAGTACGACAGCGTGTTGTAGCCCCAGTAGTTCTCGAAGCCCTGCTCGACCAGACGCTGCTCGTCGACGTGGTGATGCACCGGCAGAAGCTGCACGGCCGTCACGCCGAGAGCGGTCAGGTGCGCGATCGTCGACTCGTGGGCGAGGCCCGCGTACGTTCCGCGCAGGTCGTCGGGCACCGCCGGGTTCAGCCTCGTGAGCCCCCTCACGTGCGCCTCGTAGACCACGGTGTGATCCAGCGGCACCGCCGGCTTCTCCACCCCGCCCCAGTCGAACGACTCGTCGACGACGATCGACCGCCACTCGCCGCGGCCCGTGCGCGCCAGCCCCCGCGCGTAGGGATCGAGCAGGTTGACCGCAGGATCGAAAGGCGTCACGACCCCGGCGTCGCTCACCCGGTCGCCGTCCGCCCGCAGCCAGTAGCGCCTCCCGGGCGTCAGCCGCGGGTCGGAGCCCGTCCACACCCCGGACGCGTCGCGCGTCAGCGGAACGACCCGCTCGGTCGGAGCGTCGTCGATCACGAGGTCGATCGACGACGCCGCCCCCGACCACACGCGCAGCGTCGGGCCGGCCTCGCCCCACCGCACGCCGAGGTCACGGAACGGATCGGCCTTCGGGGGCGCGGCGCTCACCAGGTCGACGTCGGACATGCGATCTAGAGTAGTGAACCGGACGATGCCGGATTTCCGAGATCGGAAACACGGCCGAAACGTAGGCAGGAGGCCCGGCCCATGGCCGTCTATCTCGACCACGCGGCGACAACCCCCATGCTGCCCGAGGCGATCCAGGCCTACACCGCCGCGCTCTCGACCGTCGGGAACCCCTCGTCCATCCACAGCGACGGGCAGAACGCCAAGCGGGTGCTCGAGGAGGCACGAGAGACGGTCGCCGCCTCCCTCGGCTGCGACCCGATCGAGGTCGTGTTCACCTCGGGCGGCACCGAATCGGTGAACCTCGCGGTGAAGGGACTCTGGTGGGCCCGGCAGGAGGGGCCGGTGAAGCGCCCCCGGATCCTGGTGCCCGGAGGCGAGCACCACGCGACCGTCGACACCGTCGAGTGGCTCGAGCGGTACGAGGGCGCCGTCATCGACTGGCTGCCCGTCGACGCCTACGGCCGCATCGTGCTCTCGGCGCTCGCCGCGGCGCTGGAGGCGCACGACGACGTCGCGCTCGTGACGTTCCTCTGGGTGAACAACGAGGTCGGGACGATCCAGCCCGTCGACGAGATCGTGGCGCTCGCCGCCGCCCACGGCGTGCCGACGCACTGCGACGCGGTGGCGGCGTACGGCCAGGTGCCCCTCGACTTCCGCTCGATCGGCCTCGACGCGCTGAGCGTGTCGGCGCACAAGGTGGGCGGCCCCATCGGGATCGGAGCCCTCGTGCTGTCGCGCGCGGCGACGGTGGTGCCGCTGATCCACGGCGGCGGCCAGCAGCGCCAGGTGCGCAGCGGCACGCAGGACGCCCCGGCGGCCGTGGCGTTCGCGGTGGCCGCCCGGCACGCGTCGCGCCCCGAGAGCGCGGGGGAGTACGCCCGGCTGCGCGATCGCGTCGTCGACGGCGTTCTGGCGAGGGTGCCGTCCGCGATCCTGCGAGGAGACCCGGTCGACCGGCTGCCCGGCAACGCGCACTTCACCTTCCCGGGCTGCGAGGGCGACTCTCTGCTGTTCCTCTTGGATGCGGCGGGCGTCTCGGTGTCGACCGGGTCGGCGTGCCAGGCGGGGATCCCCGAGGCGTCGCACGTGCTCCTCGCCATGGGGCTCTCGGATGACGAGGCCCGCGGAGCGCTCCGGATCACGGTGGGGCACTCGACGACCGACGCCGATGTCGACGCGTTCCTCGACGCCCTGCCCGACGCCGTGGCGCGTGCGACGAGGGCGGGCTACGCGGCGCGCGAGACGCGCCTGAGCGGCACCCACGCGCAGACGCCGCAGAGCACCGCGACTCCGACGAACGCGGCCAGGTAGCCGACCACGGGGGCGAGCGCCGCCAGGATCATCGGCAGGAAGAACCCGGCGTAGCTCACCGAGTAGAAGATCGCGGTCAGCCCGGCGAGGTCGTTCCCGTCGGCCATCGCCTGCACCGCCGACAGCCCGGCCACCATGCACAGGCCGTAGCCGGCGCCGAAGATCGGAGCGGCGACGAGCACGGCCGCGATCGACGAGTCGAGGGCGGCGGCGACCAGGATCACGGCGCCGATCCCGGCGAGTGCCACCCCGACGGTTCCCGACCGACCGTGCAGGGCCCGGTCGATGGCCGCGAACGCGAGCTGCACGGACGTCCCGACGCCGAGCGTGATGACGGTGGCGAGGGTCGCGAAGGCGACGTCGAGGTGCCCGGTCCGAGCCGTCACGAGACTCGGCCCCACGGCGAAGGCGAGAGCGGAGGCCCCGAAGATCCACGGCGCGATGGGGAGGACTCGGCGCAGGAACACGCCCCGGATCGCCGGGCGGATCCGGACGTCGCCGATGATCGCCGTGATCGACGGGTCCGGCTGCCGGGTCTCGGCGGCTCCCAGGACGACCACCAGGCCGACGAGCGTCGCGGCGATCTGGACCGCATACGGCAGGATCGTCGGCCACGGCCCCCACTGAGCGAGTACGCCCGCCACACCCGCCCCGCCGCCGAAGCCGAGCGAGAGCGTGATCGACGCACGTCGCGCCCCCGCCTGACCCTGCCCGCTCGCCTCGGAGAGCTCCTTGATCCAGCTCGATCCGACGACCATCGCCACGGCGACGCTCACGCCGCTGAGGAACCGGCCCGCGCACATGCCGGCGATCGTGGAGCTTCCGAGGGCCAGGATCACGCTGCCCGCGATGCCGATCGGCAGCCCGGCGAGCATGATCCGCCTGCGGCCCCACCGGTCGGACCACGTGCCGGCGAGCAGGAACCCGGGAACGAGGCCGATGACGTAGACGGCGAGGAAGAGGTCGACCTGCACCTGGTCGTACCCGTCGATCGACCGGTACATGAGCATGAGAGGGATGAAGTGGTTTCCGCCCCAGGCCAGCGCCGCCACCGCCGGGGCCACTCGGAGGAAGCCGCGAGGGTCGTCGGTTCGGGTCACGCCACCAGCCTGGCACGCTCCGCCGGCGCCACCAGCCATGCACGCTCCGCCGACTAGACTCGAAAACCATGATCGAGCTCGACTTCTCCGACCGGATCGCGGCCCTGCGCTCCACCTTCGCCGACATCTCCGCCGTGGTCGGCCCGGAGCGCCTCGAGGCGGAGATCGCCGACCTCGAGAAGCAGGCGAGCGACCCCGAGCTCTGGAACGACACCGAGAACGCCCAGAAGGTGACGTCGGCGCTCAGCCACCGCAAGTCCGAGCTCGAGAAGATCACCACGACCGCGCAGCGGCTCGACGACCTCGAGGTGCTCGTCGAGCTCGCGAACGAGGGCGACGACCAGGAGTCCGCCGACGAGGCGACCGCCGAGCTGGCGAGCATCCAGAAGATGATGGACACCCTCGAGGTCCAGACCCTCCTCGACGGCGAGTACGACCCGCGCCCCGCGGTCATCACGATCCGGTCGGGCGCCGGCGGCGTCGACGCCGCCGACTTCGCCGAGATGCTGCTGCGCATGTACCTCCGGTACGCCGAGCAGCACGGCTTCAAGACCACGGTGATGGACACCAGCTATGCCGAAGAGGCGGGCATCAAGTCGGCCACGTTCGAGGTCGACGCACCCTACGCCTTCGGCACGCTCAGCGTCGAGGCCGGCACGCACCGCCTCGTGCGGATGTCGCCGTTCGGCGCGGCCGGCAAGCGCCAGACCAGCTTCGCCGCCGTCGAGGTGATCCCGCTCATGGAGGAGACGGAGTCGATCGACATCCCCGAGAACGACATCCGCGTCGACGTCTTCCGCTCCTCCGGCCCCGGCGGCCAGTCCGTCAACACGACCGACTCCGCCGTCCGCATCACCCACCTGCCCACGGGCACGGTCGTGTCGATGCAGAACGAGAAGAGCCAGATCCAGAACCGCGCCGCGGCGATGCGCGTGCTGCAGTCGCGCCTGCTCCTGCTCAAGCGCGAGGAAGAGAACGCGAAGAAGAAAGAGCTCGCCGGCAACATCACGGCGTCGTGGGGCGACCAGATCCGCTCCTATGTGCTCGCGCCGTACCAGATGGTCAAAGACCTCCGGTCGGAGTACGAGGTCAACAACCCGTCGAACGTGTTCGACGGCGACCTCGACGGGTTCCTGTCGGCGGGCATCCGCTGGCGGAAGCGCAAGGAAGACTAAGTCTCTTCGATCCTGCGACCGGGTCGCGCTGTCGGCACGTTCCCAGGCGATTCCGAGGCTCGCCCGGGAGGCGCGCCTCCTGCCGTTTCGGCTGTACCCCGCCTAGTCTTGCCCCGTCATGATTCGCTTTGATGAGGTCTCCAAGTTCTACGCCGGCAACCCCCGCCCGGCGCTCAACGGCATCTCGCTCGAGATCCTGAAGGGGGAGTTCGTCTTCCTCGTGGGTGCCTCGGGCTCCGGCAAGTCGAGCTTCTTGCGCCTCGTGCTGAAGGAGGAGAAGCCCTCGAAGGGGCAGATCCACGTGCTCGGCCAGCGCCTCGGGTCGCTCTCCAGCCGCAAGGTGCCGTACTTCCGCCGTAACCTCGGCGTGGTGTTCCAGGACTTCCGGCTGCTGCCGCAGAAGTCCGTCTTCGACAACGTCGCCTTCACGCTGCAGGTGATCGGCAAGAGCCGCGGCTACATCCAGGAGGCCGTGCCCGACGTGCTCAAGATGGTCGGCCTGGCCGGCAAGGCGCAGCGTCTGCCGCACGAGCTCTCGGGCGGCGAGCAGCAGCGGGTGGCGATCGCGCGTGCCATCGTCAACCGTCCCGCGATCCTGCTGGCCGATGAGCCCACGGGCAACCTCGACCCCTCGACGAGCGCCGGCATCATGACCCTCCTCGACCGCATCAACGCCTCGGGCACCACGGTGCTCATGGCCACGCACGACGCCGGCATCGTCGACCAGATGCAGCGCCGCGTCATCGAGCTCTCGGGCGGTAACGTCGTGCGCGACGAGCGCTCGGGCGGCTACCAGACGCAGGCCGTGCCGATCGTCCAGGTCGCGCAGGAGCAGGCGGTAGCGTCGACCGGGTCCGTCACGGCCCAGACCGCCCCGGCGCCGCGACTCGACACCTCGTCGATCGAGAAACAGTCCGTGCCGAGCTGGGGAGCCGACAAATGAGGCTCGGGCTCGTCTTCAGTGAGGTCGGCCAGGGCCTCCGCCGCAACCTCTCGATGGTCATCTCCGTCGTGCTGGTCACCTTCATCTCGCTCACCTTCGTCGGCGTCGCCGTGCTGATGCAGATGCAGATCAACCAGATGAAGGGGTATTGGTACGACAAGGCGCAGGTTGCCGTCTACCTGTGCACCGACACCGACACGACCGGCAACTGCACCGGAGCCAAGGCCACCACCGACCAGGAGGCGCAGGTCAAGGCGCAGCTCCAGTCGACGACCCTGTCGCCCTATATCAAGAAGTTCTACTTCCAGGACCAGCAGCAGGCCTACGACGAGTTCAAGAGGCAGTTCGCGAACAGCCCGGCCACGGAGTTCGTGCAGCCGTCGTACCTCAACGAGACGTTCTGGGTGAACCTCAAGAACCCGTCGCAGTCCGACGTGCTCATCGAGGCGCTGTCGAACCAGGCCGGAGTGCAGAGCGTCGTCGACCAGAGGGGCTACCTCCAGCCGATCTTCGCCGTCCTCAATGCGGCGAGCTACACGGCCATCGGCATCGCGGTTCTGATGCTGATCGCGGCCGTGCTTCTGATCGCCACCACCATCAGGCTGTCGGCGTTCTCGAGACGCCGAGAGCTCGGCATCATGAGACTCGTCGGGGCGTCGAACCGTTTCATCCAGACGCCGTTCATCCTCGAGGGGGTGATCGCAGCGCTCGTGGGATCGGTTCTCGCCGGAGGGGCGATCTACCTCATCGTGCGGTTCTTCGTGCGCGACTACCTCGCGGCGTCGTTCGCCTCCACGCCGTTCGTCGGCATGAACGCGACCGTGTTCGTGGTGCCGCTGCTGATCGTCATCGGCGCGGTGCTCGCCGCGCTGTCGGCGAACGTCGCGATCCGGCGGTACCTCAAGGTCTGACGCCGGCGCCACCGCCCTCTATACTGGGAGGCTGCCCTGATCGGGGCGGAGCGACAGCGACAGCGGGAGGCACAGCATGGCGAAAGCGCCGTCCGAGAGGGACAGAGGCGAGAAGGTCGTCGCCACGAACCGGCGCGCCCGCTTCGACTATCTGATCGACGACACGTACGAGGCCGGCATCGTCCTCACCGGCACCGAGGTCAAGGCGCTGCGACAGGGTCGGGCCTCGCTCGTCGACGGCTACGGTTACATCGACGACTCCGGCGAGATGTGGCTCGACGCCGTCCACATCCCCGAGTACACCGAGGGCACCTGGAACAACCACTCGCCGCGCCGCAAGCGGAAGCTGCTGCTCCACAAGGCTCAGATCGTCAAGATCAGCCACAAGACGAAAGAGGGCGGCTACACGCTCGTCCCGCTGCGCATCTACTTCGCCGACGGCCGGGCCAAGGTCGAGCTCGCCGTCGCGAAGGGCAAGAAGGAGTACGACAAGCGCCAGACGCTGCGCGAGCGCACCGACCGTCGCGAGGCCGAGCGGGCGATGTCGTCTCGACGCAACATGGGCGACTGAGCTAGACTGAATGGCCCGCTTCGGCGGCACGAGGTTCGGCTCACAGCCGGGCGAGCACAACTCCACAGCGCACGACAGAAGGCCCAGCATGGGGATGATCGGTTTCGACATTGCCTGTATGCGAACGAGAAGCGGGCCGAGGATGTGGGGTTATCTCGTAAACGCTCCCCGCAAAACAATAAGTGCCAATAAAAAGAGCACTGACTTCGCTCTCGCTGCGTAAGCAGTAGAGCCCTAAAAGTCCGTCAGACCGGTGACCGTTCTCTAACCGGATCCTGGCGTCAGCTAGAGAACTCGCTGCACGGTTGCGTCACAGGGCCGCGCGGGACTTCCACTGCGACTGGGCTCGTCCACCTAGATGCCGATAGCAAAGGTGGGAGCCGAGCAGAACGAATCAATCGGCTACACCCGTAGAAGGCGTTCAATCTCAGCAGTGGACGGGGGTTCAATTCCCCCCATCTCCACCAATTTGTCTTCTGTCGTGCGCTGGTGCGCCCGCCACGCCGGTCCCCGCCCGGCGCGGGCCTCTCTCGTGCGCTGGCAGTCGCGACAAAAAGCGACACCTGCGACGCGTTTAAGCGTCGCAG is from Frondihabitans australicus and encodes:
- the ybaK gene encoding Cys-tRNA(Pro) deacylase — its product is MSSSPGTPATLALERAGIAFTAHTYEHQETATNFGEEAAALLGLDEGQVFKTLVLQTDDALAVAVVPVSGRVDLKAFAAAVGAKKAALADPALAQRRTGYVVGGISPVGQKTALATVIDETAELYDTVFVSGGRRGFDVELTPGDLARATGGTFAAIAR
- the glgX gene encoding glycogen debranching protein GlgX, with amino-acid sequence MSDVDLVSAAPPKADPFRDLGVRWGEAGPTLRVWSGAASSIDLVIDDAPTERVVPLTRDASGVWTGSDPRLTPGRRYWLRADGDRVSDAGVVTPFDPAVNLLDPYARGLARTGRGEWRSIVVDESFDWGGVEKPAVPLDHTVVYEAHVRGLTRLNPAVPDDLRGTYAGLAHESTIAHLTALGVTAVQLLPVHHHVDEQRLVEQGFENYWGYNTLSYFAPHPAYASREAQLGGPSAILREFKGMVRLLHAAGIEVWLDVVYNHTAEEGEGGPVTSFRGLDGAYYRHNQAGHPIDVTGCGNTFDTSLPAGARLVLDSLRYWANECQIDGFRFDLAATLGRGTDAVFSSEEPLLRAIRDDEALAGVKLIAEPWDVGLGGWQTGNFPDGWSEWNDRFRNRARDFWLRDIADARGGGVAANGLGSFASKISGSSNIYAHDRGPLAGVNLITAHDGFTLADLVSYDAKHNLRNGEDNRDGTDDNRSFNHGAEGPTDNPWIIDARRRASRNLLATLFLSAGIPMLTAGDEIGRTQRGNNNGYCSDDETSWVDWILDDEKAALLADTRALIRHRRENPALRPVRFGTMGQVTLSATDMTWFDAAGAEVAGDAWNDPHRRTLQYLAASTPELEEFNRVLVSIHGSESSVAVTLPEHRGVRSYEALWTSGDTFDPTPRKPGDLYDVVGPTVTLWKVS
- a CDS encoding cysteine desulfurase family protein, with amino-acid sequence MAVYLDHAATTPMLPEAIQAYTAALSTVGNPSSIHSDGQNAKRVLEEARETVAASLGCDPIEVVFTSGGTESVNLAVKGLWWARQEGPVKRPRILVPGGEHHATVDTVEWLERYEGAVIDWLPVDAYGRIVLSALAAALEAHDDVALVTFLWVNNEVGTIQPVDEIVALAAAHGVPTHCDAVAAYGQVPLDFRSIGLDALSVSAHKVGGPIGIGALVLSRAATVVPLIHGGGQQRQVRSGTQDAPAAVAFAVAARHASRPESAGEYARLRDRVVDGVLARVPSAILRGDPVDRLPGNAHFTFPGCEGDSLLFLLDAAGVSVSTGSACQAGIPEASHVLLAMGLSDDEARGALRITVGHSTTDADVDAFLDALPDAVARATRAGYAARETRLSGTHAQTPQSTATPTNAAR
- a CDS encoding MFS transporter, which codes for MTRTDDPRGFLRVAPAVAALAWGGNHFIPLMLMYRSIDGYDQVQVDLFLAVYVIGLVPGFLLAGTWSDRWGRRRIMLAGLPIGIAGSVILALGSSTIAGMCAGRFLSGVSVAVAMVVGSSWIKELSEASGQGQAGARRASITLSLGFGGGAGVAGVLAQWGPWPTILPYAVQIAATLVGLVVVLGAAETRQPDPSITAIIGDVRIRPAIRGVFLRRVLPIAPWIFGASALAFAVGPSLVTARTGHLDVAFATLATVITLGVGTSVQLAFAAIDRALHGRSGTVGVALAGIGAVILVAAALDSSIAAVLVAAPIFGAGYGLCMVAGLSAVQAMADGNDLAGLTAIFYSVSYAGFFLPMILAALAPVVGYLAAFVGVAVLCGVCAWVPLRRVSRAA
- the prfB gene encoding peptide chain release factor 2, which translates into the protein MIELDFSDRIAALRSTFADISAVVGPERLEAEIADLEKQASDPELWNDTENAQKVTSALSHRKSELEKITTTAQRLDDLEVLVELANEGDDQESADEATAELASIQKMMDTLEVQTLLDGEYDPRPAVITIRSGAGGVDAADFAEMLLRMYLRYAEQHGFKTTVMDTSYAEEAGIKSATFEVDAPYAFGTLSVEAGTHRLVRMSPFGAAGKRQTSFAAVEVIPLMEETESIDIPENDIRVDVFRSSGPGGQSVNTTDSAVRITHLPTGTVVSMQNEKSQIQNRAAAMRVLQSRLLLLKREEENAKKKELAGNITASWGDQIRSYVLAPYQMVKDLRSEYEVNNPSNVFDGDLDGFLSAGIRWRKRKED
- the ftsE gene encoding cell division ATP-binding protein FtsE, whose translation is MIRFDEVSKFYAGNPRPALNGISLEILKGEFVFLVGASGSGKSSFLRLVLKEEKPSKGQIHVLGQRLGSLSSRKVPYFRRNLGVVFQDFRLLPQKSVFDNVAFTLQVIGKSRGYIQEAVPDVLKMVGLAGKAQRLPHELSGGEQQRVAIARAIVNRPAILLADEPTGNLDPSTSAGIMTLLDRINASGTTVLMATHDAGIVDQMQRRVIELSGGNVVRDERSGGYQTQAVPIVQVAQEQAVASTGSVTAQTAPAPRLDTSSIEKQSVPSWGADK
- the ftsX gene encoding permease-like cell division protein FtsX, producing the protein MRLGLVFSEVGQGLRRNLSMVISVVLVTFISLTFVGVAVLMQMQINQMKGYWYDKAQVAVYLCTDTDTTGNCTGAKATTDQEAQVKAQLQSTTLSPYIKKFYFQDQQQAYDEFKRQFANSPATEFVQPSYLNETFWVNLKNPSQSDVLIEALSNQAGVQSVVDQRGYLQPIFAVLNAASYTAIGIAVLMLIAAVLLIATTIRLSAFSRRRELGIMRLVGASNRFIQTPFILEGVIAALVGSVLAGGAIYLIVRFFVRDYLAASFASTPFVGMNATVFVVPLLIVIGAVLAALSANVAIRRYLKV
- the smpB gene encoding SsrA-binding protein SmpB — its product is MAKAPSERDRGEKVVATNRRARFDYLIDDTYEAGIVLTGTEVKALRQGRASLVDGYGYIDDSGEMWLDAVHIPEYTEGTWNNHSPRRKRKLLLHKAQIVKISHKTKEGGYTLVPLRIYFADGRAKVELAVAKGKKEYDKRQTLRERTDRREAERAMSSRRNMGD